The genomic stretch AGTCGCCCACGCTGCCCACCCTCTACTGTGGGAAGCCCGAATGGGAGGCGGCCAAGTGTACGGAGGGTTGTCGTGCGTGCATCGATTCGTGTCCGACGGGCGCCTTGAGCAAGGCATCGGGCGCTCTCACGATCGACATGGGCCGTTGCCTGTTCTGCACCGGCTGTATGGACAACTGCCCGGCGGGCGCCATCAGCTTTAGCCGCGAGCATCGTCTGGCGGCCCGGACTCGCGAGGGACTTGTTCTCGACGGGCGAGCGTTCCAGCTTGCCGGTGCGCTCGACGAGCAGATGCGGCGGCTCTTCGGGCGTTCGCTCAAGCTCCGGCAAGTCAGCGCCGGCGGGTGCAACGCGTGCGAGGCGGACATCAACGTGCTCAACACACTTGCCTTTGATCTCGGCCGGTTCGGGATCCAG from Verrucomicrobiota bacterium encodes the following:
- a CDS encoding 4Fe-4S binding protein, whose amino-acid sequence is MLRILQARLKQGYRTIRYPCESPTLPTLYCGKPEWEAAKCTEGCRACIDSCPTGALSKASGALTIDMGRCLFCTGCMDNCPAGAISFSREHRLAARTREGLVLDGRAFQLAGALDEQMRRLFGRSLKLRQVSAGGCNACEADINVLNTLAFDLGRFGIQFVASPRHADGLLVTGPVTKNMELALRKTYEATPAPKLVIAVGACAISGGVFAGHDEVLDGVPTGIPVDLFVPGCPPHPLTILDGLLRLLGRA